The Methanofollis sp. UBA420 genome contains a region encoding:
- a CDS encoding cobalt-precorrin-5B (C(1))-methyltransferase — protein sequence MGSERVVDPVTGYAYPDEWVARCEDPATRALAASGLGVLTADGRVLRRGFTTGTTAAAAAKAAVLSLGRPVDGVAITLPCGLRVAVPARGEGGRGEARKDSGDYPSDVTAGLLFVATAEPAPAGVEVVAGEGIGRFVRDTPRYRAGDAAVSQTAMASIERAVDEAREEVGRAGVRVVLAIPEGAAVAQKTLNPRIGVEGGVSVLGSTGLVEPWDDHLSEAAFERIRGADRVVLTTGRIGLRYSRLLFPSHEAVLVGVNLGRALDEVRGEAVICGLPGLVLKFIDPDVLTGTGCATVEDLTATPAWPRVLERAFARCRQEHPGVRVVVVDRAGTVLGDSASTPPA from the coding sequence GTGGGGAGTGAGAGGGTCGTCGACCCGGTGACGGGGTACGCCTACCCGGACGAGTGGGTCGCGAGGTGCGAGGACCCTGCAACCCGTGCCCTCGCCGCGTCGGGCCTCGGCGTGCTGACTGCCGACGGCCGGGTGCTCAGGCGGGGCTTCACGACCGGGACGACGGCCGCGGCCGCGGCGAAGGCGGCGGTTCTCTCCCTCGGGCGGCCGGTGGACGGGGTCGCCATCACTCTCCCCTGCGGCCTCAGGGTCGCGGTGCCCGCCCGCGGCGAGGGGGGCCGGGGCGAGGCGAGAAAGGACTCGGGCGACTACCCCTCCGACGTCACCGCGGGCCTCCTCTTCGTGGCGACGGCAGAACCGGCCCCCGCGGGCGTCGAGGTCGTCGCCGGCGAGGGTATTGGGAGGTTCGTCCGCGACACCCCCCGGTACCGTGCCGGGGACGCGGCGGTCAGCCAGACGGCCATGGCGTCGATCGAGAGGGCGGTCGACGAGGCCAGGGAGGAGGTCGGCCGTGCCGGCGTGCGTGTCGTCCTCGCCATCCCCGAGGGTGCGGCTGTCGCACAGAAGACCCTCAACCCCCGCATCGGCGTCGAGGGCGGGGTCTCTGTCCTCGGCTCGACCGGCCTGGTGGAGCCCTGGGACGACCACCTCTCAGAGGCGGCCTTCGAGAGGATCCGGGGGGCCGACCGCGTGGTGCTGACGACGGGCCGGATCGGTCTCCGGTACTCCCGCCTCCTCTTCCCCTCCCACGAGGCCGTGCTCGTCGGCGTGAACCTGGGCCGGGCCCTCGACGAGGTGCGGGGCGAGGCGGTGATCTGCGGCCTGCCCGGCCTTGTCCTGAAGTTCATCGACCCCGACGTCCTCACGGGGACCGGGTGCGCCACGGTGGAGGACCTGACCGCGACCCCGGCCTGGCCCCGCGTCCTCGAACGGGCCTTCGCACGCTGCCGCCAGGAGCACCCCGGCGTGCGGGTCGTCGTGGTGGACCGGGCCGGAACGGTCCTGGGGGACTCGGCGTCGACTCCTCCGGCCTGA
- a CDS encoding precorrin-8X methylmutase, with translation MYIDPGADTPEGYTISKTSRALARQVIGDRTPEDRIRQRCAISVGDFVMADLVRFRGDAISAGLAALARGAPIVTDIHMVQMGIRKKEHSSEVLCALDFGREISAERGITRSSAGLIALRDRLDGAIVVIGNAPSSLLSLCTMVREEGVRPALVIGMAVGFVNAAESKEELRTLDIPSISTQGTRGGTPPAVAAMNEIVTMYVEQKGGE, from the coding sequence ATGTATATTGACCCGGGGGCAGACACGCCCGAAGGCTACACGATCTCGAAGACGAGCCGCGCCCTCGCCAGACAGGTGATCGGCGATCGGACGCCTGAGGACAGGATCAGGCAGAGGTGCGCGATCTCGGTCGGCGACTTCGTGATGGCCGACCTGGTGCGGTTCAGGGGCGACGCCATCTCTGCCGGGCTTGCGGCCCTCGCCCGCGGCGCCCCGATCGTCACCGACATCCACATGGTGCAGATGGGGATCCGGAAGAAGGAGCACTCGTCCGAGGTGCTCTGCGCCCTGGACTTCGGCCGGGAGATCTCCGCGGAGCGGGGGATCACCCGTTCCTCGGCCGGCCTCATCGCATTGCGCGACCGCCTGGACGGCGCGATCGTCGTGATCGGCAACGCCCCTTCGTCCCTCCTCTCCCTCTGCACGATGGTGCGGGAGGAGGGCGTGCGGCCGGCCCTGGTCATCGGGATGGCCGTGGGGTTCGTGAATGCCGCGGAGTCGAAGGAGGAACTGCGCACCCTCGACATCCCCTCGATCTCGACGCAGGGGACGCGGGGCGGGACGCCGCCCGCGGTGGCGGCGATGAACGAGATCGTCACGATGTATGTGGAGCAGAAAGGTGGGGAGTGA